The Xenopus laevis strain J_2021 chromosome 5L, Xenopus_laevis_v10.1, whole genome shotgun sequence genome has a segment encoding these proteins:
- the osr1.L gene encoding protein odd-skipped-related 1: protein MGSKTLPAPVPIHPSLQLTNYSFLQAFNGLPVPAEHVPNLYGFSALHAVHLHQWTLGYPTLHLPRSSFSKVPGVSSLVDSRFQIPTFPLFPHMIHPKQESPNLSNKTKPRFDFANLAVAATQEDHCKLGLMNDQGSPPAMGGLLDVTKLTPEKKPTRGRLPSKTKKEFVCKFCGRHFTKSYNLLIHERTHTDERPYTCDICHKAFRRQDHLRDHRYIHSKEKPFKCQECGKGFCQSRTLAVHKTLHTQVKELKPSKIKC from the exons ATGGGGAGCAAGACGCTTCCAGCACCAGTGCCAATTCACCCATCTCTGCAGCTCACCAATTATTCCTTCCTACAAGCCTTCAATGGACTCCCAGTGCCAGCAGAGCATGTGCCCAACCTGTATGGCTTCAGTGCTTTGCATGCAGTGCACCTTCACCAGTGGACATTGGGATACCCCACCCTTCACCTGCCCAGATCTTCCTTCTCCAAAGTGCCAGGAGTTTCCAGCTTGGTGGACTCTCGCTTCCAGATTCCAACGTTCCCCCTCTTTCCACACATGATCCACCCCAAGCAGGAGTCCCCAAACTTGTCCAACAAAACCAAACCGAGGTTTGACTTTGCCAACTTGGCAGTGGCGGCCACTCAGGAGGATCACTGTAAGTTGGGCCTGATGAATGATCAAGGGTCTCCTCCTGCAATGGGGGGTCTTCTTGATGTTACCAAGCTCACCCCTGAGAAAAAGCCAACGAGGGGCAGGCTGCCCTCAAAAACCAAGAAAGAGTTTGTCTGCAAATTCTGCGGGAGGCATTTCACCAAATCGTACAACCTTCTGATCCACGAGAGGACACACACAGACGAGAGGCCATACACCTGCGATATCTGTCATAAGGCGTTCAGAAGGCAAGACCATCTGAGAGACCACAG gtATATCCACTCTAAGGAAAAACCCTTCAAATGCCAGGAGTGCGGCAAGGGGTTCTGCCAGTCACGGACATTAGCAGTACACAAAACGTTGCACACGCAAGTGAAAGAACTCAAGCCTTCCAAAATCAAATGCTGA